In Verrucomicrobiia bacterium, the genomic window AATGTTCAGCCAGTTCTATGAGCCGTCTGAGAAGAAACTCAATGCCGGGCGGTGGTTGGCTGCGCCGCTCATTACCAATCACATCACCGATGGGGTGCTGATCTTCACGCCAGATGCCACCCGCGAAGAGGCCGAACAAATCGCGCGGGGTTTGAATAACGTCGCCAAAAAGCTCGAGAACGCCGATACGTTCTGAGCCGCAAGCTTTCATACAGGCACAGGAGCGGAGCCCCGGCTAATGACAGAGTCGAAGCAACGAGCCGCCATTCCTGAGTGTAGGAGACGCCGTAAGGAGTCTCTGATCAGCACCTTCCGGGTGAACTCAAAGGCGGCCAGGTGACAATCCTGATCAGCAACTCCTTATGTCGCTCCTATAAAGGTTTGGAACTGACCTTGTCATTGGTCTTGGGAGGGGAGCGCACCCAGGACCGCACCCCCAGCCCCGCAGCCCCAGGCTTTTCCCAGTGACATATTCGCCTGGTTCGAGTATGGTATAAAAGTTCCATTAGGCATGTATGTGCGATGCAATGGCCCGTCCATTCGGTTGAAAGACCACGCGAAAAGCGCCGCGATAGCCTTATCTCCACCGGCTCTCGTTGCTGGGGCGCGTTTACGCTCATCGAACTGCTGGTGGTGATCGCCATTATTGCCATTCTGGCCGCCATGCTGCTGCCGGTCCTTACCCGGGCGAAAGAGGAGTCAAAAACGGTAGCCTGCTTAAACAATCTCAAACAGTTGCAGGTTTGTTTTCATTTGTATGTGGTGGACAACCAGGATCACTTGCCGCCGAACAACTCCATCATGAGCATCGATTCTGGCAGCGCTCCCGGCACCGGCGCCGGCAGTATCGCCAGGGGTATTTCCTGGTGCCCGGATCATGCGCGGACAGATACCAACACGGTGGATTTGGAGAATGGCGTGCTGTTCCCTTACAACACATCGGTCTCGCTGTACCACTGCCCCGCCGACCTCTCGAAGGTGGTGACCCCCGGTGGCCAGGAACTCCCGCGCCTGCGCAACCGCAGCTACAATATGAGCCAGTCCGCCAACGGCTATGGGGAGTACCTGATACCGCTTGGTTACGGCATCATCCCCAGTTGGGAAAAGCTCACATCGATCATCCGGCCGACGCCATCTCGCCTTTTCATTTTTATCGATGAACATCCTGACACCCTGCTGGATTCTCAATTTGGCAACCCGGTCGGCATGCCATTCTTTCCGATTCAGTGGTGGGATACTCCCGCCGATCGGCATAACCAGGGCGCCTGTCTCTCGTTTGCCGACGGCCACGTCGAGCATTGGCGTTGGAACGTCCCCAAGATTGTGTCTTACCTGGGCCAAACACCCAGTCCCGAGGAGATGCCCGATTACCTGCGCGTCCAGAGCGCCATGA contains:
- a CDS encoding prepilin-type N-terminal cleavage/methylation domain-containing protein, translating into MQWPVHSVERPREKRRDSLISTGSRCWGAFTLIELLVVIAIIAILAAMLLPVLTRAKEESKTVACLNNLKQLQVCFHLYVVDNQDHLPPNNSIMSIDSGSAPGTGAGSIARGISWCPDHARTDTNTVDLENGVLFPYNTSVSLYHCPADLSKVVTPGGQELPRLRNRSYNMSQSANGYGEYLIPLGYGIIPSWEKLTSIIRPTPSRLFIFIDEHPDTLLDSQFGNPVGMPFFPIQWWDTPADRHNQGACLSFADGHVEHWRWNVPKIVSYLGQTPSPEEMPDYLRVQSAMKQWSDN